The Brassica oleracea var. oleracea cultivar TO1000 chromosome C6, BOL, whole genome shotgun sequence genomic interval CTAATATTAGTAATATATGTAATAAATATGTTAATATGTTGGTGAAATAAACAGGACCGGGTTGCTCGTCACTGGCATATGGAGCATTACAAGAGCTTGGGCCATTCAGAGTGCACAGCGACGGCAAAACGCTCTTCAGAAACCGATATGCATGGAACAATGCTGCGAACGTGTTATTCTTAGAATCCCCAGCAGGAGTGGGATTCTCGTACACCAACACAACGTCGGACCTCGAGAAGCATGGGGACAGGAACACGGCATCCGATAACTACATCTTTTTGGTCAAGTGGCTTGAGAGGTTCCCAGAGTTCAAAGGCCGGGACTTGTACATCGGCGGTGAGAGCTACGCTGGCCACTATGTTCCTCAGCTAGCCCATACTATCCTTGCCCATCACCCGACGAGCTTCCTCAATCTCAAGGGCATTTTGATAGGAAACGCGGTGATCAACGACGAGACCGACTTGATGGGCATGTACGACTTTTTCGAGAGTCACGCGCTCATCTCCGAGGATTCTTTGCTTCAGCTCAAGAATAACTGCGATCTCAAGACGGAGTCTGCGAGCGTGATAACCGAGGAGTGTGCGGTGGTGTCGGACCAAATCGACATGAATACATATTATCTGGACATCTACAACATATACGCTCCCTTGTGCCTCAACTCCACGCTCACTCGCAGCCCCAAGAGAGGTACCACAATAAGAAACTTCGACCCCTGTAGTGACAATTACGTACAGGCCTACCTGAACAGGCATGAGGTTCAGGTAGCCCTGCACGCGAATGGTACGAAGCTGCCTTATGAATGGATGCCATGCAGCAGTGTGATAAAGAAGTGGAACGATAGTCCCACCACAGTCATTCCTCTGATCAAGGAGCTGATGGGTAAGGGTCTCCGCGTCTGGGTGTTCAGTGGGGATATGGACGGGAGAATCCCAGTCACGTCGACCAAATACTCGCTCAAGAAGATGAATCTAACCGCCAAAACGGCTTGGCATCCGTGGTACCTAGATGGAGAGGTGGGAGGATACACTGAAGAGTACAAAGGGAAGTTGACTTTTTCCACCGTGAGAGGGGCTGGTCATCAAGTTCCCAGCTTCCAACCAAAACGTTCTCTTTCACTCTTCATTCACTTCATCAATGACACTCCTCTCCCTGACACCTCTCGTTACTGAGTATTCACATCTGATATTGTTGATTTCTTCTTCTAATTAGCTTTTATTTAATCGTCACATTCATTCTTTATCTATTCAGTAACTTTAAATGTCAATATTTGTTTTTAATCACAAGCTCAAAAGAGCAATTTTATCTGTTTACCATCTATCATGCCACATATTGTTCTACACTACTAAGATGGCACATTCAGTTGATCACATCTTTAGGAGTATGTAAAAGGAGATGCATACCAAGAAGTGATGAACAACCTTGACATCTTTCCAAGCCGATAATATTCGTGATTTCCCAATAAGCGCTCCTGAATACCCTTGTAATAATTAAAAAGAAGAGAAGCGTCGTGGGCGTATATAAAGAAGATTACGTTGTTAAATCCGATATGATGTAATAAAAAGCTGTTAGTGTTTCTTTCTTCGCGAGGAAGTAAATAACCGAAGACGGCGACGGGAGAACACTCTTCTGCAAGTTACCAAGTAAAAGTTAGTTTTTAATTAAACTAATAAATATATAAATCCTCCCATAAACCTACATTAAATCGGTTAGCGTCATTTGTAAGTTCAAAATCCACCAACTTACATTCCCAAAAGTACATTTTCGCACCAAAAAAAAACTACTTTGTCCAAGCATTACATGAGCCACATAAACCAAATCGGATTTAAAATACCTAAAACCCAACATTAAACCGATGAGCATATTTCACAAACAAAAATATACCAACTACTTTAGCCGCTTCTCATGCATACCAAGTTTTTACCTACACTAAAAACTGATTAAACATACCACCATCCATCGCGGTTTAGTTCATGTTGGTTGGAGCCACTGCCGCCGTCCCGAAAGTTGGATAAATTGGTAGACGAGCTATTTCCCCACGAAAATTATTGTATAGCATCATATGTCTCTCAAACTATTGCTCGTTCTATATATCCCTACGAAAATAGTTCTAGACTTAATTCTCCATGAATGTTGGTTTAAACAGAATTTGGTATAATCATATGTTATCAAATCGTAAAACATAACCAAAAACCGGTTTTGAGTTCATCACTTAACCAAATTTTACCCGACCCGTAAAACCATCTTTTGAAATCTAAGACCATGATTATCAGTAAGTTTTTACATAGGTTTTTAGAAAGAAAAAATAATAATAAATGGAAAAAGTTGGAGAGAGACACAACAATCAATCCTTAATTAGTGTCTAGAAGAACCTGTTTTTAAGAGTTTTTCCCACCTGTCAACATATTAATGGTTTTAAGCATTTTAATTTTATGATTTAAATAAAATAAATTAAAATAATATTATTTTACCTTTAAGAACCTGTTTTTAAGAGTTTGGCCTTTAGTGATGCTCTAAGTAGAACATGTGAAGAACCCTAAACATCAAAGTTTTAAATTTGATTATTTGAATTCCATCAATGGTAATTGCTGATGTATGGGCTTTCAAATTCTGCATCTAGAGCTTTGAGTGGATCAATTAACCCACCTTGCTGAGTTTTTGTCTGGTCATAATCGATGAGTGTAGGCGGTAAAACAAAAAGGTTGATAAAATCAACACAATAATAGCACAAGGCTCTCTCCAGAACATGACATGTCAGATTTTTAAATCATTGTGCGAGTAAAATGTCATTAACTGAAAAAATTTCAACATCCAATGAAAACATTTTATTAATACACATCTGTTTTGTTAACGACACATCACATGAGTAATCTTTTTAAATTAAAAAAGCCTAATGCGTGTTGGATTTTGACCTTCTTTGCTCTCGACGAACGTGCATAAGAGTGAAGGAAATAATGAAAATTCAAGGGTATATACATGGAAGATGCAGCGATGCGATTATGGTGCTGGCGATCTAAGCGTTTTGCGAAGGCGCTGTTATGGACTTCCTCGAGGATCGTCATCTCTGCTTCTTATCCGAAAAGCCAATTTACTTGATGAATTCATTTCTCCTCTAATTCTAGAAAAATTTGCGCAAAAGGCGCATTACGAGGATCACACAAATGGGACTCAATACAAAGAAGAACATAAATCAAGTTCAGGTGAAAAAAAAAGTCAAGTTCAGGTGAAAATCCCAGAACTTTATGAAATAATAATGTGGGTAATTTGATCTAACATTGTTATGTATGTTTCAGGAAGCCAACAATATTGTGGAAGAGGATCCAAGAGTGGCAAGTAGTTAACAAATGTGTTTGAATTGAACCTTTGATTAAATGATATCTTGCATATTTTCATTGTCTTATTCATTCACCCATGTGCATTTTGATCATATAGACTAGGATTTAGCCACGTTTAGGTTGCATTTTGCATACATGAGTCTTTATCAGGTGTTGGAGTACCACATGGAGTTCTTGGAGGCATTTGGGTGCATTTGGAGCTCAAAAGAAGTGTTTAAAGCGATCAACGGACGAGCAGCGCACCAGAGCGACCTCACCGGAGCGACGCCGTGAAGTCGCTGTGACACACATCCCGGAGCGACCTGGCCAGAGCGACATGGAGAGGTCGCTAGCGTCTCTATCGTGAGACACCCCTCTCAGAGCGACTTGCCAGAGCGACGCTCCGAGGTCGCTCGCGTTTACGAAGCCCGAAGCGACCTCTCAGAGCGACCCACTTAGGTCGCTCCCAAAGGCCGGAGCGATTTGCCAGAGCGACGCTCCGAGGTCGCTCGCGTTTCCATGGCGAGACGACACAAAACGAAGCCCGGAGCGACCTCTCAGAGCGACCCACTGAGGTCACTCCCGAAGGCCGGAGCGACATGCCGAGGTCGCTCCGCGTCTATTTGCCTGTCGAACTCATGTTTTCTAAGGGCCTTTTGGTCATTTCATTATGCACGTTTTTACTTTTCAAAACCTATATTTTAAGTACCTTTTGTAGCCACCAGAGACCAGATCTCTTTTTGGGGAAGAACAACTAGTAAAACTTCTTTTGATTCAGATTTCATTGCTTTGATCTTGTGTTCTTGTTGATTTCTTATCTATTTCTCTACATGATTAATCTGAAATCCAATATGAGTTTAAGAGGAATCATGGAGATTAGTGAGTAATCACCTTTTGAATTCATGGGTTCTTTTGAATTCATGGGTTAGGGAGATTAAGGGTGATTAGGTTAGTTCTAGGATGTTTTAGTGTAGATCATTCTTGTTCCTTGCTAGTAGAGTATTCATAATGCATCTTCTGAGTTGGCCACTCAAAAGTTGATCAATAGGCATTTCCCACCCAAAAGGTGTTTGATGAAATGCCTGAGACAACTCTCCTACGCTTTTAGTATACTTTGCCAAAGACATTTGTTGTTAAAGGTGCTAAGATAGCTAATAGACTTGTTAGTAATGATTGCTTTCATATTATTCAACCAAAGACATTTGATGTTCGAGATATGTTAGCAAATGAGCATTCATCTAGACATAGAGCTTGCGTAGAATTGTGTCTAGGCTTAAGGTCGATAGTTTGATTGATCATTTGCCATCCTTAGTTCGATACTTGATCACCCAAAGTCTAATCCCTATGCCCATGAGTTCTCTTTTCCCTTAGTCAAGAAAGTATCATTCTGTAATTGTTTTCTAGTATTAGTAGTAGTTTAAAACCCCTTTAAATCATCGGTTGCACTTAGATTAAGTAAGTACTTGCATTCTCGGTGCTTTGATATCCCTCAGGACTGGTTCGACAATCACTTATACTACAACATTTGTCTTAGGAGCCTTGAAACTCCTAACATCATTAAATGCACAAAGAGAAGGTGAAATCAAGAGAGAAGAAGTGGAAGCAATGTTACTGAATCAACATATCTTTTACAAGGGGTGATGATTACGAACAATGTTGGAGGCTAGCATAACAAAAATCAAGAAGAGGTCAGCATCAAAACCAACATATTTGTAAAGTTATTTTGCTTATCTGTAACATAGTTCCTTAGTTCTCGTGGGTTTGAAGATGCATAGATTTGTAGACTACCAAAGAATCATTACGAGGATGGCATTACCGCAATGTTTACGAAGGCAGCAAATACCCAAGTAAACGTGAAACTATTTTAAAATTTATTAATTAACATTAAACAATTTTTTTTGGTAGCTTCCTTACTTATCTTTGGACATGATCTTATGAATTCATGATATCGGTGGGTTTTGCTATAATTTCGTGTAGTAGGAATGTTCGTTGAGAAAGAGAATGGTGGACGATGGTAGTGACAAATTTTGTAATGAACGATCTCTTTAAATGGTGTGACTTGTGTGGTTTGATGAAAAATGAGTGTGTATTGTACACATACAAAATTATAGAATGTGATATTAATATGATAATGGTGTGACTGCACACTTAAAGTTATGAAACAAGCAGAGAAACAAGGTCAATCATTAAGAATATCATTTACAAAGGGATCTTAGACAATCTCCAATACAAAAAGACTGGAATTTTCATTTCATTTATTAACAAAAAAAAAATGCACATTTGAATTCTTAAAAACTAACCAAACAGAATAGTTAAATAAATCAGCCATGTCAAAAACTGTTGACCCTTTTCTTCTTTTTGTTTTTTTTTTTTTTTGGCTCAACCACAACTTTATATTATTCAAAACATTATCATACAACTGACTTATCAGCCTCTAAACACAACTTCAACCACAAAGGCACCATAGAATATAACTTAGGGACAAATGACGTAAAAGTAGTAGTCTCCTTCGCTATTCTATCTGCTGATTTATTACCGCTTCGAGGATAGTACACCACTTCAAAGCCTCCATTTGATGACAGTGATGTTGAGATGTCTTGTAATATGGGTTCAAGCACTGGCCAAAATTCCTCTTCCCCGTTCAACATTTTTGCTAGCACTAAGGAATCTGTTTCAAAAGACACTCTGCTATACCCAAAACCCACCAGTGTTTGAATAGTCCATCTAATTGCCTCTGCTTCAGTCTCTATCGCTGATCTCATCACTGCCATCTTCTTTGCCCCTGCCCACAGCAGAGTTCCTTGATGATCACGCAACAACCATCCTACTCCTCCTACTCCCGTCTCCTTTGACCACGATCCATCTGTGCTGCACTTCAGAGTCGTAGGAGCTGGTGGAGTCCATCTTATCTCTGGAATCTCTGCTGCAGGTACCTTAGCCACCTCGTCTTGAACCTCTATTCTACTCTTCCAGTCCACCACATCTTCTCATGCTTTCCTCACTGTTAATAATAAAATTAGAGAATTAGAGAATGATTTCAAAGCTAAAGAGAAGAAAAAAATAATATTCTTTTAGAAAATGGTCTTGAACGTTACCTTTTTAAAGTTACCAAAATCTAACAAAATCAATGTCAAAAATAAACAATGACTATACAATAATATTTATCATGCTAATAAATCACATCAAATTTCATCAACTCATTCTCTAATATTTTATTATTTAACATAAAATGACGATAGAAATATAGAAATATACAATATATGTTTAGATTGTAAATATCAGAATAAAAACTTATAACTTATATTGATATACATATTTATTTTTCAAATATTTTATAATTATATAAATATAATAAAAATTAAAGAAAAATCCCGCAGCGTAACACGGGTAATTACCTAGTCAAAATTAAAAGTGTTAGCACGAGGTAATTACCTAGTCAAAATTAAAAGTGCTAAATCATAGTATGATATAGATTTATTATATTAGGATGAAACCCACAAGTATCTGTTAAAAACCTGTAAAGTCGTGTAAAAATGATGAAAACGCGACATTAAAGCTCTGGATGGGGGCAGAATATTCATTTTGTATTTATTAAATTAAAATTTAAAAGACTTCATAAAATGGATTACTTGTGCTTCGAACGTGGAACCTATGACACTCTTCTTAAAGACTCTAACCACCAGCCTACGCATAAAATATCTCACGAATGTAATACATAATCACAAGAAAACGCATCCTCGATATTAACCCTTCATCTTCTCCACAACTTTTCTGCAAATGTAAATATCTCTCCACATAAATATATCATCTCTTCGCCTTTAGTTTCCTCTCTTCGACTTCATTCTTCTCTCATACACTACACTTTCCTCGTGTTTGATTGAAACACTTGATTCGGAGATTTTTAACCTAGATTTTTTTTTTTTTTTTTTGGGCGAAACCTAGATTTTTATTTGGGGTTAATTTTTGAGTAGGAGTTTCGGGTTAGCAATTTTTGTTGGATCTGGGCTATTAATTAATGGTTCAAGAGACATAACCGGATTCTAATCGGGTCTTTCATTGGTTTAAAACAGTCTTTCATTAGTTTAAAACCGGATAAATGATGGGTATGAATGGTGACCAGGGAACGACGAGGAATAATGCATTCCCTAACGTTCCTAAAAAAAATTACCATTCACAAGGAATAATAATTTCCTCTCATTCCCTTTCATTCCTTTTTTTGTAGAGAATTAAAGAACAAAATTATTCCTTGTCAAATTTGATAAGGAATATCCATTCCTTTTCATTCCTGGTATTTTATTCCCGTACATTCCTTTTTTATTCGTTCTTCTTGTTTCCCGGATGGTCACCAGTCGGATCCGATATCTTCTGTTTAATTTGAATACAACAAACCAAAGTAATTAATTTGTATGGGTCCATAGGTTCCGAACTTTAAATTCAAGGGGAAATAGTATTTAACTTTTGTTCTGACTTTTTTCTCTGAATAATTAAATTTAGAACTATTTTTTCAGAGATATATAGAACGAGGCTATAATTTGAGAAAAAAGACATCTGATGCTATACAATATGTCCCGTGGAGAAATAGGTCATCTACCCACGTAAGTAAATGTTCATTATAATATCCTATAATAAATAAAAAAACATTTTAACTATAATTACTTCAAATAAAAACACACATTTAAATCCATAACTAATGATAAGCTTATTAAACATCATAACCAAAATAACATAATAAGTAAGGTCATGGGATCATAGGTCCAATATAACAAAATACTGTAAAAGTCATTATGGAAGCTACCAAATGCAATAAATATTTTTTTTAAACATGAGATTAAGGAAATCAAACTTAAGATAACCGGGATATCAAAAATCACACAGCCAGTATTATTAAGGAAAATACCAAATAAGTGGTCCACAAAATTAATAAATATTTGTGGCCTAAATCTCATGTTTTACCTGCCTTATACAAGGGACGGCACTGGAACTTGGCGCGCAGTCTAATCTTGTGGGAGGAAAGAGCCTCGGAGTTTCAGAAGCCTCCAACCATTCAGAAAACCACCCCGGAACAAGATTAAACTTAGCTGCGTAAACTCGAAGAGAACGTTCTGTATTGTAGTAGTCGTTGACATACTGCAAAAAGTCAATGTTGAGCCTCCTACAAACCGCTCAAAAGTTGCCATATCCCACAACTGCAAACCCGATCAATGCGATGAACAACAAATATCTTATTTTTTACTTCCGCGACCTGAAACCTCTCACCGGTATTGTCTAGTGGAAGCACATCATATGTTTTTCCCTTGTACTCTCCAAGATTTGTCATGACATGTTGAGCATACTTGTCTCCACTCTTTAGTGATTCGCTGAGACGACCACGCTGGGATATGAAAAGCTCTGCCAGGTGATCAAAGATAAGCAAGACGCAAGTTGTGATGGGAAGATAGTTTATGAAACCGTAAGTAGCAAAGATTAAGTTTGTCTCCATGATTCCAAATCTCAATCCGCCGTCATTAGATTGTTACGGAAAGCGTCGTAAATTTCGAAGCAAAGATGCCTAAGACAGAACCGGTGCTGTGCCCTGACACTCAGGTTCGTTGACAGCTGTAATAATGTCAGGATCCATAGCTGTTATCAGACAAAGGCCTTCCCTGTGCGTTGCTTTCTTTCTGATGCAAGAGAAGAAACAACGCCAAGAATCGGCAGACAACTTTTCTTGAGAAACAACCGCAAACACGAGCGGGAAGAGTTGGTTTTCAGCATCAAACCCCGCGGCGACTAGCAGTTTTCCGGAGTGTTTACCGCAGTCAACTGCGTCCACTATGATCACAGGTCTGCAGTAAGGAAACCCTTCGACCGACTGATGAAACGCCCAAAACACAGAACGGAACGACGCCTCCTTGGGGTCCGGGAAGAAGATCGTACTGCCACTCTAAACGCATTTTATTAGATGAGCAAAGGGAAGCCATGAACTTGGGCAATACGCTAAAACTCTTTTCCGAATCTCCCCAGATCGCAGTGATGGCTTCCTTTTTAGCGTCCCACATGACAGCACGCGAGACCGTGTATCCAAATTCTTCTTTCACCCACTTGCTTAGCTCTGGAACTGAGAGGGAGGGACGAGCCTTGAGTAGACCTTCGAGCTCGGCCGCCAGAAAATCTGAGCCCACATCTACTATGAGGTCCGTTATATTTTGTTATCTCGTAGCCATTTCCCTTGTTTTTTCTGCTTCGAGACTCCATCTGCAGTTTTTGTGTCCCGCTGCACATGTTCTACTGACCCAATGAGCAGAGTATAACTCGAAGCCTGGAGAAGACTTTCGTTGCCTTCTACAAGAGTACAACTCCACTGCTTTAACTAGCTCGGCTTTATCTTTAAAAACCATCCCAACACGCAACTCGCGTTCATCAAGCCATGAGCTAGATAAAAGCAACTCCTTTGGAACAGAGTCGCTGAGGTCATTTGCATCATCATCATCTTCTTGCCGAGGACGCTTTCGCGGAGCATCGCCTTGATCAGAAACCACCGGTGTGACCTCTAAATACAACTCGACATTGTTGATAGAAAGGTGGTAAGTTGGAACCTCAAGCATGGTCTCAAGACTAGAATCATCCACAACAGGCAAACGGATATACTTCACCACAGGCTGTTGAACAATGGAAGGGTATCTACCAATCACATCGATCTTGAACTCTCCCTTATCAAATCCAGTGACTCGATGCATTTTCCTTTCAACTCTGATCACTCTTGGACTTGATCCTTCGTAGAGTGGACCATCAGGACCATCTTTAATACACCCCTTCCAGTAACACAACACTGGAATCTTTCTTGTCTCCATGAAAACCTTCAGAAAAAAAAAATATATTCAAGAAGACATAAAACTAATAAACAATAGCTTTGTACAATACAAGGGGATTAGATAAAACCAACAAAAAATAAAAAAAATAAAAAATAAACCCAAACTTTTTAAGGATAAAAACAAGAACGATTTAGTATTTTTTTTTAGTTTGTGGTCAAGGCGGGAAAGAGAATAATGGAACAAAATATCCAAAGCCAAGATGATTTGAGAAACCCTAAAAAGCTCAATTTCATTTTGATGATGACAGTAGCTAGCAAGTAGGAACACTACAATATCCATGGAAGCAAACAATAAAGAGTAAAAAACTCTTTACTTGCTTGCAGATAAGTGTTTCTTGAGCAACTTTAACTGGAAAACCAGTTCCTCCACCGTTTGGTTTTCGGTAAATTTCTTCGGTGGGAGTGGAAGTGGAAGACACTCTAGTGCGCGATACGACGTTTTGGTTTTAGACAAGGGTGTTCAATCCGGATATCGGTTCGGTTTAGGTTCGGTTTTTTTCGGTTTTCGGTATTCGGTTAGTAAAATATAACTACCATTCTAAATCCATATTTACTTCGGTTCGGTTCGGTTTATATACCGTCGGTTTTCGGTTTATTCGGTTTTATACCAAAAAACATAATTATTTAGTTTGAGATCATATAAAATGAATTTTAGAGTCATATTGTCAACACAGTCATTTATTAAAAATATATTACATGTTCAAATAAATGAACAAAAAAGTAAAAATGCTTATACCATCAAATAAAATAATCAAATATATAATTAAAATCAGAGCCTGAAGTTTTGAAAATAAAAATATGAAACAAAACAGAAACATGAAAGAAAAGTTTTTCCACTCTTCCATATTTAGTGTTCATTAAAGTCATGCTTTTTCGATTGAACACGAAACTCTGTTTGTTTATAGATAAGAAAAAAGTTATGAAAATTTTTCATTAATTATTTTCTATCAAATTTATAATCTTCATATTAATTTAGTGAATACTAAAATAAAAATAAAAAATAAAAATAAAAACTTAAAAATAAGATGTCTGAATTGCGATGTATTGTTATTTAATTATAGTTCAATTCTTTTACGAATTGTTTTTTATTAGAATAACATTACGGTAATAGTTATTATTATCACAAATTGTTTTTTAGACACTATTGTTTTTTTTTTAGTAATTTTACTTGAGG includes:
- the LOC106299097 gene encoding serine carboxypeptidase-like 40, whose translation is MGERHACSVLAYVLLLMSMSSQVECSNQVHALSRLYLSKRGVGSSVDTTHFKAVKNLKPSSSPNVVNQKELRKRDLIRRLPGQPPVDFDQYGGYVTVNESAGRSFFYYFVEASSSIKDSSPLFIWLNGGPGCSSLAYGALQELGPFRVHSDGKTLFRNRYAWNNAANVLFLESPAGVGFSYTNTTSDLEKHGDRNTASDNYIFLVKWLERFPEFKGRDLYIGGESYAGHYVPQLAHTILAHHPTSFLNLKGILIGNAVINDETDLMGMYDFFESHALISEDSLLQLKNNCDLKTESASVITEECAVVSDQIDMNTYYLDIYNIYAPLCLNSTLTRSPKRGTTIRNFDPCSDNYVQAYLNRHEVQVALHANGTKLPYEWMPCSSVIKKWNDSPTTVIPLIKELMGKGLRVWVFSGDMDGRIPVTSTKYSLKKMNLTAKTAWHPWYLDGEVGGYTEEYKGKLTFSTVRGAGHQVPSFQPKRSLSLFIHFINDTPLPDTSRY
- the LOC106297954 gene encoding uncharacterized protein LOC106297954, which produces MHRVTGFDKGEFKIDVIGRYPSIVQQPVVKYIRLPVVDDSSLETMLEVPTYHLSINNVELYLEVTPVVSDQGDAPRKRPRQEDDDDANDLSDSVPKELLLSSSWLDERELRVGMVFKDKAELVKAVELYSCRRQRKSSPGFELYSAHWVSRTYFLAAELEGLLKARPSLSVPELSKWVKEEFGYTVSRAVMWDAKKEAITAIWGDSEKSFSSGSTIFFPDPKEASFRSVFWAFHQSVEGFPYCRPVIIVDAVDCGKHSGKLLVAAGFDAENQLFPLVFAVVSQEKLSADSWRCFFSCIRKKATHREGLCLITAMDPDIITAVNEPECQGTAPVLS